A genomic window from Quercus lobata isolate SW786 chromosome 10, ValleyOak3.0 Primary Assembly, whole genome shotgun sequence includes:
- the LOC115965832 gene encoding germin-like protein subfamily T member 2, with translation MMKSSNSPLYLLSCLLMLLLLPVPSLSADPDSLQDFCVADLNASISINGFPCIPASKLNASDFFFDLSKEGVTNTSNLNFSVTPANVLAFPAVNTLGISMNRVDFGPGGLNPPHTHPRAAEMGLVVEGSILVGFVTTSNVYYSKVLTAGEVFVIPTGLVHFQKNVGNGKGIVFTSFNSQMPGVVISSTTLFGSQPPMPNEVLTQAFQVDDAVVNSIKSKFGS, from the coding sequence ATGATGAAATCATCAAACTCACCCCTCTACCTGCTATCTTGCCTTCTAATGTTACTGCTTCTCCCGGTGCCTTCCCTATCAGCTGACCCTGATTCGTTACAGGACTTTTGTGTTGCAGATTTGAATGCATCCATATCAATCAACGGATTTCCTTGCATACCTGCCTCAAAACTTAATGCAagtgattttttctttgatctgAGCAAAGAGGGTGTCACTAACACATCAAACTTAAACTTCAGTGTCACTCCTGCAAACGTCCTTGCATTTCCTGCTGTTAACACTCTTGGGATTTCAATGAACCGTGTAGACTTTGGCCCTGGAGGACTTAATCCACCACACACTCACCCTCGTGCAGCTGAGATGGGTTTGGTTGTTGAAGGGAGCATACTTGTGGGGTTTGTGACAACTTCCAATGTGTATTACTCTAAGGTTTTGACTGCTGGAGAGGTCTTTGTCATTCCTACGGGACTTGTACACTTCCAAAAGAATGTTGGAAACGGGAAAGGTATTGTCTTCACTTCTTTCAATAGTCAAATGCCAGGGGTTGTGATTTCCTCAACAACTCTCTTTGGTTCACAACCCCCAATGCCTAATGAAGTGTTAACTCAGGCGTTCCAAGTAGACGATGCTGTTGTCAATagcataaaatctaaatttggTTCTTAA
- the LOC115965787 gene encoding germin-like protein subfamily T member 2, with product MMKSSNSPLYLLSCLLMLLLLPVPSLSADPDSLQDFCVADLNASISINGFPCIPASKLNASDFFFDLSKEGVTNTSNLNFSVTPANVLAFPAVNTLGISMNRVDFGPGGLNPPHTHPRAAEMGLVVEGSILVGFVTTSNVYYSKVLTAGEVFVIPTGLVHFQKNVGNGKGIVFTSFNSQMPGVVISSTTLFGSQPPMPNEVLTQAFQVDDAVVNSIKSKFGS from the coding sequence ATGATGAAATCATCAAACTCACCCCTCTACCTGCTATCTTGCCTTCTAATGTTACTGCTTCTCCCGGTGCCTTCCCTATCAGCTGACCCTGATTCGTTACAGGACTTTTGTGTTGCAGATTTGAATGCATCCATATCAATCAACGGATTTCCTTGCATACCTGCCTCAAAACTTAATGCAagtgattttttctttgatctgAGCAAAGAGGGTGTCACTAACACATCAAACTTAAACTTCAGTGTCACTCCTGCAAACGTCCTTGCATTTCCTGCTGTTAACACTCTTGGGATTTCAATGAACCGTGTAGACTTTGGCCCTGGAGGACTTAATCCACCACACACTCACCCTCGTGCAGCTGAGATGGGTTTGGTTGTTGAAGGGAGCATACTTGTGGGGTTTGTGACAACTTCCAATGTGTATTACTCTAAGGTTTTGACTGCTGGAGAGGTCTTTGTCATTCCTACGGGACTTGTACACTTCCAAAAGAATGTTGGAAACGGGAAAGGTATTGTCTTCACTTCTTTCAATAGTCAAATGCCAGGGGTTGTGATTTCCTCAACAACTCTCTTTGGTTCACAACCCCCAATGCCTAATGAAGTGTTAACTCAGGCGTTCCAAGTAGACGATGCTGTTGTCAATAGCATTAAATCCAAATTTGGTTCTTAA